The Scyliorhinus torazame isolate Kashiwa2021f chromosome 7, sScyTor2.1, whole genome shotgun sequence genome has a window encoding:
- the LOC140427411 gene encoding protocadherin-10-like — MANSFSGGTPFIFLLSVFDLVSGHIRYSVPEELEHGAFVGSIAEDLKLQIWELSSRNIRLLSDIREQYIEVNLENGILFINERIDREDICRQSSTCSLSLEIALDNPMEMHRVAVEIRDINDNSPSFEKEEFSLEISELIATGTRFPVESAHDPDTGTNAIDTYQISPDEHFGLKVQTRSDGSKSAELILEKPLDREQQSRYQLVLTAMDGGIPHRSGTALIVITVLDSNDNPPLFDHEIYRTSVAENVALGTLVLKINAADLDEGTNAELSYSFTRNVPRRIREIFKLDPLTGDIVVQGALDFEESSVFELDVQAVDNAPPGGVGHAKVMIELIDVNDNAPKIEVTSVSSAIAEDAQPGTVIAVITVTDLDSEENGQIYCQVPVSIPFRLEKSLRNTFELVTRDILDRETTPQYNISISAWDGGSPPLSTRKTIMVSVSDINDNAPSFTQSLYNMYLMENNTPGASIFAVTALDSDMDQNGEVAYSILENRLQQGTGYVTINSKNGHIYSLRSFDYELLKHFQIKVQAHDAGSPPLSSTSTVNVIILDQNDNAPVIVSPVVWNSSASVDIMPHSVYAGQLVTKIIAIDADSGQNARLSYQLLEATDPSLFTVGLLSGEMRATRSCGDKDITTGRLVLLVKDNGQPSLSTTATISFTILSNVTEKSSERTYESKRSAYFSELIRHLIIILGSTSFLFLIIIIFLITLKFKQESNFVEATVCCYSRRNSTHSVNTRPAGNESLSSSGPGQADRFGYTVCITPESSKSDFLFLKRCHPTLPFTEVNICNTSAMI; from the coding sequence ATGGCGAATTCATTCAGCGGCGGAACGCCTTTTATTTTCCTGCTTAGTGTGTTTGACCTGGTCTCGGGACACATTCGCTACTCGGTTCCCGAGGAACTGGAGCATGGGGCCTTTGTTGGGAGCATCGCCGAGGATTTAAAACTGCAGATTTGGGAATTATCATCCCGCAACATTCGGCTGCTCTCCGATATCAGAGAGCAATATATTGAGGTAAATCTggaaaatggaattttgtttataaatGAAAGAATCGACAGAGAGGATATATGTAGACAAAGCTCGACCTGTTCCCTTTCTCTTGAAATAGCGCTCGACAATCCTATGGAAATGCATCGCGTTGCGGTGGAAATACGAGATATAAATGATAATTCACCGAGTTTCGAAAAGGAGGAATTTTCATTGGAGATCAGTGAATTAATTGCAACTGGGACGCGCTTTCCCGTCGAGAGCGCGCATGATCCGGACACGGGCACAAATGCAATCGACACTTACCAGATAAGTCCAGACGAACACTTCGGCCTCAAAGTGCAGACCAGAAGCGATGGGAGTAAAAGTGCGGAGTTGATACTAGAGAAGCCCTTGGACCGGGAACAACAGTCCCGTTATCAACTTGTACTAACGGCCATGGATGGCGGGATTCCTCACAGATCTGGCACTGCTCTGATCGTTATTACTGTGCTGGACAGCAATGATAATCCACCGCTATTCGACCATGAAATATACCGGACGAGTGTGGCAGAAAACGTGGCTTTGGGCACATTAGTGTTAAAAATCAACGCTGCTGATTTAGATGAAGGGACCAACGCTGAGCTTTCATACTCTTTCACCAGAAACGTTCCCCGAAGAATTCGTGAAATCTTCAAATTGGATCCGCTAACGGGCGATATTGTTGTTCAAGGAGCATTGGATTTCGAAGAGTCAAGTGTATTTGAATTGGATGTACAAGCAGTCGATAACGCTCCACCCGGTGGGGTAGGACACGCCAAAGTTATGATCGAACTAATTGATGTGAATGATAACGCACCGAAGATTGAAGTGACGTCAGTATCCAGTGCAATCGCCGAAGATGCCCAACCTGGAACTGTTATTGCTGTAATTACGGTGACAGATCTAGATTCAGAAGAAAATGGCCAAATATATTGTCAGGTTCCTGTGAGTATTCCATTTAGACTTGAAAAGTCTTTGAGAAACACCTTTGAGTTGGTTACACGTGATATTCTCGATCGTGAAACAACCCCACAGTACAATATCTCTATTTCAGCATGGGACGGAGGATCGCCTCCTCTGTCAACACGCAAAACCATTATGGTATCTGTTTCTGATATAAATGACAACGCACCGAGTTTCACACAATCATTATATAACATGTACCTGATGGAGAACAACACTCCTGGTGCTTCCATATTTGCCGTTACAGCTTTGGATTCTGATATGGACCAGAATGGTGAGGTAGCCTATTCTATTTTAGAGAATAGGCTACAGCAGGGTACTGGGTACGTCACAATTAACTCCAAAAATGGCCACATTTACTCGCTTCGCTCCTTTGACTATGAACTACTTAAGCACTTCCAGATCAAAGTTCAAGCTCATGATGCTGGATCTCCTCCACTGAGTAGCACTTCCACCGTGAATGTTATTATCTTGGATCAAAATGACAATGCCCCGGTTATTGTTTCACCTGTAGTATGGAACAGTTCAGCATCAGTGGATATTATGCCGCATTCAGTTTATGCAGGACAGCTGGTTACCAAGATAATCGCTATTGATGCCGATTCTGGACAAAATGCACGGCTTTCATACCAATTGCTGGAGGCCACTGATCCCAGCCTGTTTACTGTGGGTCTTCTCTCTGGAGAAATGAGAGCAACTCGATCTTGTGGAGACAAAGATATCACCACAGGAAGACTGGTCCTCTTGGTAAAGGATAATGGGCAGCCGAGTCTCTCCACTACGGCTACAATCTCATTTACAATCTTGTCCAATGTTACAGAGAAATCTTCTGAACGAACCTACGAAAGCAAACGTTCGGCTTATTTTTCGGAGTTAATTCGCCATTTAATAATCATCTTAGGATCGACTTCGTTTTTGTTTCTTATCATCATAATTTTTCTGATCACGCTGAAGTTTAAACAAGAAAGCAACTTTGTTGAAGCCACAGTTTGTTGTTATAGCCGGAGGAATTCTACTCACTCCGTTAACACGAGACCTGCAGGCAATGAATCTTTAAGTTCTTCTGGACCTGGTCAGGCCGATAGATTTGGTTATACTGTGTGTATAACTCCAGAATCATCCAAGAGTGATTTTCTATTTTTGAAACGCTGTCATCCAACTTTGCCTTTCACGGAAGTGAATATCTGCAACACCAGTGCGATGATTTAA
- the LOC140427194 gene encoding protocadherin alpha-C2-like: protein MLNAAMSGAYFLLLLCVLDPVLGEIHYSIPEELEHGAFVGNVAEDLALNVWELTARKFRLVSDEPMRYVEVNLENGKLFVRDRIDREQLCRQSSTCSLNLQIALDNPAEIHPIAVEILDVNDNSPRFTKSEFNLPINELIAPGARLPLESAHDQDVGTNTVSNYHISPNDHFGLKVQKRSDGINSAQLLLTKYLDREKQATFQLVLTAVDGGFPPRSGTTRIRITVVDVNDNAPVFDQETYRASVAENVARGTLVTKINAVDSDEGTNAELTYSFTSHVSQKFRELFTLEPATGEIRVQGLLDFEESSVYELDLQAVDNGSAGMVGHTKVVVGLIDTNDNAPDLDVTLVSSAVREDAPPGTVIALVSVTDLDSGQYGEVQCQVPPQLPFNLQKSSRNNYKLVTTAMLNREIFPMYNISISAWDGGIPRLSTNKTVLVSVTDVNDNAPRFIQSSKDVYLMENNTPGASIFAVTAVDPDIDSNGELSYSVSSNPIQNMSASAYVSINSKNGDVYALRSFDYEQLKHFQINVHAQDNGSPPLSSTALVNVIILDQNDNAPVIVTPLTWNNSATVGIQPQTVHSGYVVTKVMATDADSGQNARLSYHLMGASDPGLFSVDLQSGEIRATRNLRDQDLTTERIVLCVKDNGQPALSTTVAIFFSIMSNVTKKTSELSHQPRSLEYFSDINRYLIIILGLTSFLFLVIIIFLVVLKCKQDRNVVGESCFTDCCYSRSNSDNSYNRRPAVNEQLNYTGPGQAESYRYAVCLSQESSKSDFLFLKPCHPTLPFTDPVIPHSIA from the coding sequence ATGTTGAATGCAGCGATGAGCGGGGCGTATTTTCTCTTGCTGCTTTGTGTGCTGGACCCGGTGTTGGGAGAAATTCACTATTCAATACCTGAGGAATTGGAACATGGGGCATTTGTCGGGAATGTCGCAGAGGATTTAGCATTAAACGTCTGGGAATTAACAGCTCGGAAATTTCGGCTGGTCTCCGATGAACCGATGCGATACGTGGAGGTAAATCTGGAAAATGGAAAATTGTTTGTTCGTGATAGAATCGATCGGGAACAGTTGTGCCGGCAAAGCTCGACTTGTTCCCTTAATTTGCAAATAGCGCTCGATAATCCGGCGGAAATACACCCCATTGCAGTGGAGATACTAGATGTTAACGACAATTCACCCAGATTCACAAAGAGTGAATTTAACCTGCCCATTAATGAATTAATTGCGCCAGGAGCGCGCTTACCCCTCGAGAGCGCGCACGATCAGGACGTGGGCACAAACACAGTCAGCAATTACCACATCAGTCCAAATGATCACTTCGGTCTCAAAGTGCAAAAAAGAAGTGACGGGATTAACAGTGCTCAGTTGTTATTGACAAAATATTTGGACCGCGAGAAACAGGCAACCTTTCAATTAGTACTGACCGCAGTTGATGGCGGTTTTCCTCCGAGATCTGGTACAACTCGGATTCGGATCACTGTAGTGGACGTCAATGATAACGCTCCTGTATTTGATCAGGAAACGTACCGGGCGAGTGTAGCCGAAAACGTTGCCAGAGGGACCTTGGTAACAAAAATTAATGCGGTTGATTCAGACGAAGGTACGAATGCTGAGCTGACATATTCTTTTACGAGCCACGTTTCCCAAAAGTTTCGAGAATTGTTTACACTGGAGCCCGCAACTGGAGAGATCAGAGTTCAAGGTTTACTGGATTTTGAGGAATCAAGTGTTTATGAACTTGACTTACAAGCTGTGGACAATGGTTCGGCCGGCATGGTAGGACACACTAAAGTTGTCGTCGGACTAATCGACACGAATGATAACGCTCCCGACCTTGACGTGACCTTGGTGTCCAGCGCTGTGAGGGAAGATGCTCCTCCGGGGACTGTGATAGCTCTTGTCAGTGTAACCGATTTAGATTCTGGCCAATATGGAGAGGTTCAGTGTCAGGTTCCACCGCAGCTTCCTTTCAACCTTCAAAAATCTTCGAGGAACAACTACAAATTGGTTACCACAGCCATGTTGAATCGCGAAATCTTCCCGATGTACAACATTTCCATTTCCGCCTGGGACGGAGGGATTCCCCGACTTTCAACAAATAAAACTGTGTTAGTTTCAGTAACTGATGTAAACGACAACGCCCCGAGGTTTATACAATCTTCCAAGGATGTATATCTGATGGAGAATAACACTCCCGGTGCTTCTATCTTTGCTGTTACTGCTGTGGATCCTGATATAGATTCAAATGGGGAGTTATCATATTCTGTTTCATCCAATCCGATACAAAACATGTCTGCATCAGCTTATGTCAGCATTAACTCAAAAAATGGTGACGTTTACGCACTGCGTTCCTTTGACTATGAGCAACTGAAACATTTTCAGATCAATGTCCATGCTCAGGATAACGGATCTCCCCCACTGAGTAGCACGGCCTTGGTGAATGTTATTATCTTGGATCAAAATGACAACGCTCCTGTCATTGTTACGCCGTTGACCTGGAACAATTCAGCAACAGTGGGGATTCAGCCCCAAACAGTACATTCAGGTTATGTGGTCACGAAGGTAATGGCGACGGATGCGGATTCTGGTCAGAATGCACGACTTTCATATCATCTGATGGGGGCGTCTGATCCGGGCCTGTTTTCTGTGGATCTTCAGTCTGGAGAAATTAGAGCAACTCGCAATTTGAGAGATCAAGACCTCACCACAGAGAGAATCGTCCTCTGCGTCAAGGACAATGGCCAACCAGCTCTCTCCACTACGGTCGCAATTTTCTTTTCAATCATGTCTAATGTTACTAAAAAAACTTCGGAACTAAGTCACCAACCAAGATCTTTGGAATATTTTTCGGATATAAATCGTTATTTAATCATTATATTGGGATTAACATCCTTCTTGTTTCTTGTAATCATCATTTTTCTGGTCGTCCTAAAATGTAAACAAGACAGAAACGTTGTTGGAGAGAGTTGTTTTACAGATTGCTGTTACAGCCGGAGCAATTCAGACAATAGCTACAATCGGAGACCAGCAGTAAACGAACAATTAAATTACACTGGGCCAGGTCAGGCTGAAAGTTACCGTTATGCCGTTTGTTTATCTCAAGAATCATCCAAAAGTGATTTTCTGTTTCTGAAGCCTTGTCATCCTACCCTTCCTTTCACGGACCCGGTCATCCCACACTCAATCGCATAA